In Citrus sinensis cultivar Valencia sweet orange chromosome 4, DVS_A1.0, whole genome shotgun sequence, one DNA window encodes the following:
- the LOC102618159 gene encoding uncharacterized protein LOC102618159, producing the protein MANLAVQKNTLYVGGLAEEVNEAILHAAFIPFGDIKDVKTPLDQATQKHRSFGFVTFLEKEDAIQAMDNMDGAELYGRVLTVNYALPERIKGGEQGWAAQPIWADADTWFERQQQEEEMQRLQAENRAAMQAAEELHRKKMAEDREGEKEEDSEMKDDPMARAEAEVLKQNNSS; encoded by the exons ATGGCGAATCTGGCAGTACAGAAGAACACGCTGTACGTAGGAGGACTAGCAGAGGAAGTGAACGAGGCAATACTACACGCAGCATTCATACCCTTCGGCGACATTAAGGACGTGAAGACGCCGTTGGATCAGGCCACCCAGAAGCATCGCTCTTTTGGGTTCGTTACCTTCCTCGAAAAAGAAGACGCCATCCAGGCTATGGATAACATGGACGGTGCTGAACTCTACGGCCGTGTCCTTACTGTTAACTACGCCCTCCCGGAACGCATCAAGGGTGGCGAGCAAGGCTGGGCCGCTCAGCCCA TTTGGGCGGATGCCGATACGTGGTTCGAGAGGCAACAACAAGAGGAGGAGATGCAGCGTTTGCAGGCAGAGAACCGTGCCGCAATGCAGGCTGCAGAGGAGTTGCatagaaagaaaatggcaGAGGATAgagaaggagaaaaagaagaagattctGAGATGAAGGATGACCCTATGGCCAGGGCTGAAGCTGAGGTTTTGAAGCAAAACAATAGTTCTTAG
- the LOC102617876 gene encoding folate synthesis bifunctional protein, mitochondrial — protein MNIFNLLLPTRRGVGAVMKGCRATCYSFFHSSPETTVEVQSQEQEVVIAMGSNVGDRLCNFNEALQLMKKLGVNITRHGCLYETEPAYVTDQPRFLNSAVRGVTKLGPHELLGVLKKIEKDMGRTNGIRHGPRPIDLDILFYGRFSIHSDILTVPHERIWERPFVVAPLLDLLGSSVESDTVACWHSLSQQHNGLFETWEKLGGESLIGKEGMKRVLPIGNLLWDWSLKTSVMGILNLTPDSFSDGGKFQSVEAAVSQVRLMISEGADMIDIGAQSTRPMATKISAEKELERLIPVLEAVLTMPEMEGKLVSVDTFYSKVASEAVGKGAHIVNDVSAGQLDPDMYKVVAGLKVPYVAMHMRGDPSTMQNEENLQYDDVCKQVASELYSKVRDAELSGIPAWRIIIDPGIGFSKKAEHNLDILLGLPAIRRHIAMKSLAASHAPILIGPSRKRFLGEICNRPSADERDPATIASITAGVLGGANIVRVHNVRDNLDAVKLCDSMLTRVNLLHDLE, from the exons ATGAATATTTTCAATCTGCTTTTGCCCACTAGACGTGGGGTTGGTGCTGTCATGAAGGGCTGTAGAG CAACGTGttattcatttttccattCATCCCCAGAAACCACGGTTGAAGTTCAATCCCAAGAGCAGGAAGTAGTGATTGCTATGGGAAGTAATGTGGGTGACAGACtttgtaatttcaatgaaGCCTTGcaattgatgaagaaattaggTGTAAACATCACCAGGCATGGTTGTCTCTATGAGACTGAACCAGCTTATGTAACTGATCAGCCTCGCTTTCTCAACTCAGCAGTTAGAGGTGTTACAAAGCTTGGGCCACACGAGCTCTTGGGAGTGcttaagaaaattgaaaaagacaTGGGTCGTACTAATGGAATAAGGCATGGTCCAAGACCAATTGATTTGGATATACTGTTCTATGGAAGGTTCAGTATTCATTCTGATATACTAACTGTTCCTCATGAGAGAATTTGGGAGAGACCGTTTGTAGTGGCCCCATTGTTGGATTTATTGGGATCGTCTGTAGAGAGTGATACAGTTGCTTGCTGGCATTCATTGTCACAACAACACAACGGacttttcgaaacatgggagaaACTGGGTGGCGAGTCCTTGATTGGGAAGGAAGGGATGAAAAGGGTTTTACCTATTGGAAACCTTTTATGGGATTGGTCTCTGAAAACATCTGTCATGGGTATCCTTAATTTGACCCCAGATAGTTTTAGCGATGGAGGAAAGTTCCAATCAGTAGAAGCAGCAGTTTCTCAGGTTCGCTTGATGATTTCAGAAGGGGCAGATATGATTGATATTGGTGCACAATCCACACGGCCTATGGCCACCAAGATTTCCGCTGAAAAAGAGTTGGAAAGACTCATCCCTGTCTTAGAAGCTGTTCTAACAATGCCGGAGATGGAAGGGAAGCTTGTCTCTGTGGATACATTTTATTCAAAAGTTGCTTCAGAGGCAGTCGGCAAAGGGGCTCATATCGTAAATGATGTATCTGCTGGGCAATTGGACCCTGACATGTACAAAGTTGTTGCTGGCCTTAAGGTTCCATATGTCGCAATGCATATGAGGGGAGACCCATCCACAATGCAGAATGAGGAGAACCTGCAGTACGATGATGTTTGTAAGCAGGTTGCTTCCGAGTTGTATTCAAAAGTTAGAGATGCAGAATTATCAGGTATCCCAGCTTGGAGGATTATTATTGACCCTGGAATTGGGTTTTCAAAGAAAGCGGAACATAATTTGGACATCCTCCTCGGGTTGCCAGCTATAAGGAGACATATTGCAATGAAAAGTTTGGCTGCATCTCATGCTCCTATATTGATAGGACCCTCCAGGAAAAGATTTTTAGGTGAAATATGCAATCGCCCTTCTGCTGATGAGAGAGATCCTGCAACCATTGCTTCTATCACTGCTGGGGTTCTGGGAGGTGCAAACATTGTGAGAGTACATAACGTACGAGATAATTTAGATGCGGTGAAGCTCTGTGATTCCATGTTGACTCGGGTAAATCTCTTGCATGATTTAGAATGA